TACAATGTTTTTCTGACTCACGGCCACACCTTTTGGCACGCCTGTAGTGCCCGAGGTGTAAATCACATAAGCCAGCCTCGACGTATCCACCGTCATGTCCAAGTTATTGTTTGCAAAGCCATCCAACGGAGCTGATTCAACGTCCAAGAACTGGACATCAGCTATATCTCGAAGCGTTTGTATGGAGGCAATGTCTACCACGCAATGCCTAATGTTTCCTGATCCAAAGATGTCCTTCACTCTCTCAATCGGTGTAGACGGGAGAAGAGGCAGGTATGCACATCTTGCCTTGACGATTCCAAGAATCGAAGCGTAAAGAAGGGGCGACTTTTGCATAACGATGGCGATGACTTGACCTGGCTCGACTCCTGGATCCAACAGGAAGCGAGCAATCTGGTTGGAGAGTTGGTTCAGAGATTCGTATGACATGGTATCCGTAATCATAGGAACTTCTGAGGGTGATTTGCTAAAACAGATGGCATCCGCCTCAGGGGTTTTTGCAGCCACGGCCTCGAATAAAGTAGCAAGATCAACTTCGTCTTGTAGTTTCTCAGGGCGAGTATTTGCGACAGATGCCTCTATGGTAATGGCTTCTCTCACCGTCCGAACCAATTCATCAGGATGCTGGATGATGTATTGGAAAACCGCCTTGACTTGCTCCACCAGTATTTCTACCATGGTCGACGGAAACCAATCAGTATGATATGTAGCCTGTATCGAGAATCCAGCATCATTCGGCTCCACTTCCAACAGCAGTTTTGTTTCCAGGCGGTCCAAGTGTCGAATTTCTCTAATAGCCGCCTCCTTGCGACTCTTTGTATACAGCGATTCTTGGTAGACGAATAACACGTCGTATAGACTTTCAGTCGCCTGCAATTTTGACAGCTTCCGAATTTCTGACAGCGGCAACAGGCAATGCTCCATGATTTTTCGATTACTCTCGTTGATACTCCGCAAGACATCAAAAATCGCAGCAGCGTTGTCGATATCTACCCGGAGAGGGAGTGATGCGATACTTGGCCCAACAATTTCCTCAATATATTTTACCGGAATGGTTCGGCCAGATGTCACCGAACCCAGCAAAACATCCGACGTGCCCAAGATGCTGCCCCATATGAGAGCCAAAGCCGCTTGAAAATAGACTTGAGCGCCATATTTTGTATTCGTAATAGCATCTTTAGCTACCTCTGAAGAGATGTCAAGCTGTGACTTGAGAGATAACGTCTCATCCAATTCGACTGGCCTGGCATTCAGCTTCGGACGACCTGGCTTATTCCAATCAACGAGATACTCAGCCCAAAATGACCTTGCATTGTCCAATTCATCTCTTGGAATATTGCTGGTATATGCAAGCAGGTTTGAAAACTGTGGTCGATGAGGCAATGGCCTTTCGCAAATTATATCAGTTAGATCCGAGAGTATAATATCCATAGACCAGCCATCGTAAATGGCATGATGGATGTTAATTAGAACGCGTGGACCTGCGTCGGCTCTAGCCTGCTGTATCTGTATTCGAAGCGGACGGAGTAGTCCTTCCTCTCCAGAAAACTCAGGCCGACGAAATTCTTCGACAATCTCTATCTGATCAAATCGTAATGATGCGAATATTGGTGATACAAAGCTGCCATCCCAGCTAACAAAGCCTGCTCGTAAAATATCCCTTTCCTGCGCAAGCAGATGAAATGCGTCATGTATTGTCGTCGCAGTAATTCTAGGAGTGGTCTCGAGCTCTATCTCATTCCAGTAAGCTTCCGGACGTTGCGCCGTCTCTGATAACATGGCCACTTGAAGTGGACTGCACACCAGCACATCTTCAACGAGCTCCAAGTCGTTTTGCAGAGCAGTATTGCTCTCTTCAATTAGAGCCCACTTATCCACGAGATGGATGTCAACCAATGGGGCCTCATTGTGGACGGGAGATGACAGAGGTCGTACTGTAGAGCATAGCTGCGCAATTGTCTGCATGCTCAACAGCTCCGCAACACTCACGCTGAACCCCGACGAACGAAGTGCCGATGCCAACTTGATGGCAACGAGAGAATCGATTCCTGCGGAAGCCAGAGTCATATCATAATGTGCTTCAGCTCCCAGGGTATCCGATATGACTCGCAGGATAGTCTTTTCAATGTCAGACAGGCCAATCAAGGAATTACCCTGACCTTTTCCAGCCTTTTGCTCAATAAACTCCTCTTTGAGCCTCTTGGTGTCGACTTTACCACTCGGCAGCCGAGGGAATTCGTCCATTAGCACCAGCTCTCCGGGCATCATGAACTGTGGAAGCCAGCTCCGGCAATGGTTCATGATCAAGTCTTCCGTGACGCCAGTATCCGCAACGCAAAATACAACCAGGATGGAATCAATGACAGCTCCAACGGCCAAGTGGCATCCAGGGGTTTTTAACACAGCAGACTGAACTTCTCCCAGTTCCAGCCGCTGACCGCGAAGCTTTACCTGGCCCTCGGATAAGCGCCCAAAAATCTCTATGGTCCCATCACCGGTGATGCGCGCTTTGTCTCCGGTCCTGTAGATTAAGCCATAAGGTGAAGGTATAAAAGAGGAAGCCGTCTGCTCCTGTCGGTTGAGATACCCATCGGCAAGCTGGTATCCTCCAACTGCAAGCTCTCCAACTTCTCCTTTGGGGAGAATCTTGACGTCTCTACTCGTTTCTGCAGATTCTGCAGGCTCAATTATGAAGCACGATACGGTGGGTAGCGGTACGCCAATATTTCTTATTGAAGACGTAGAGGTGAATTCTTCTTGTACAGTACTATAAGGCCTGTCAGATAATACGAACCCAATGTGAACTTCAATACACTTACCAGTGAATGGTGGCTTCTGTTGGCCCATACATGGCCCATAGCAGACTCTTCCTATCTTGGCTTCCGCCAAATTCTCGTATTACAGGCTCATTGAGCATCTCACCAATCGTCAATAGCAGCCGTAGCGTTGGgacattttctcttttccgCAAAAGGCTTGCCGCTACCGTCGGTGTAAGTTCGCAAGCATCCACGCCCATCTCCGAAATGACGGCTGGCAGGTCGTTCAACATCTCCTTTCGATCGACGCTAACCAACGTGCTCCCCCGAAACAGCGGAAAGAAGATTTCAAACACCGAGACATCAAATGTCGGGGCGGCAAACTGGAGGAAGCGAGAAAACGTTGGCACATGCTGATCATGGGCTAGCAGTGCCTGTGTTACTGCAGCGTGCGAGATGCCAACGCCTTTGGGAACTCCGGTTGAACCAGATGTATACATGACATACGCCAAGTCCCTTGTGCTGGGGGCACGACAGTCGACAGAGTCTCTATCTAGGCATggctcctcttcatcttcaactaTAAGCACCTTTACCGCGCTTTGCGAAGGTATACGGGAGGCCAGCTCCGCGGATGCCACGACCACGGCCGCAGACACATCGTTCAATATAAAGTTGACTCGGTCCGGGGGCGCATCTACATTGAGCGGGCAGAATGCGCCTCCTGCCTTAAGAATAGCTAACAAGGCTATGTATAAGTGTGGCGACTGGTGAACCAGAACTGGAACCACAAACTCATCTCTGGATTCACCAAATGCACGACATATCCTGGCCGCCAGGgcatctgcagcatcatGGAGCTGGCGATAGGAGAATGACACGCGCTTATTCCTGCCGAGGTAGTCCAAGGCTATTGAGTCGTCCGGCTGTCTGAtaagatgatggaggagatcCGGGCCGGGTAATAGTGTCGGGTGTGGGTTAAGCACAGATAAGTCAGCGGGCGCCTCCATCGTGCACCgtcttgtgtgtgtgtgtggccGTGTGCGTGTATGTTTTTCAAAATGTCTCTCAAGACTGTCAGAAAACCCTGGCCAGAATAGCCTTTTTCGCCAACCAAGTGCTGATTTCCACAATCACGGCCATGAAATGCTCAGAGACATCAAGACGCAATCTACCTACGAGAAAATGTTTGCATCACGTTCGGCCCGTCCCATATGCGAAATACCCTCACGTTCGTTGGTCACTCAAATTGCACTGCCCGCGCGCCATTTAGCCAAGACTGAGCCACGCGACGTGTAGAAAGAGAGTGTGAGACAAGTTATCGACGAATTGGCATGTCGATGATTCGCCGATGAAGCTTCCGGGGCTCGTGATTCCTGCCGTCAACGGTAATGCGTCTAGATCGTGCATGAGCTGGGGCTGAAACGAGCCTCTCAGAGCAGCGCAATTAATCAGCAAGGCGTAAGGAGATGCGGCCGCCACCAATCGAATCGTCAGTTTGCGACACTGTCGTAGCCGCTCGCTGTCATGCTGGTGCACAGATGGGAAATGTCGGTTGATATAGTTCGTCCGAATGGTTCTTTACCATGCAGCTTTAGCCTTATTGCAAAGCAGGGCCCGGAGTTCGGCTGCCACACGCACGCGCGTTATGCTTCGCTTAGCTCGAAAGGTTAGGTTTCGCTCTCAGAGGGTAACGATGGCGTCACGGGTGTCAATGAGAGAAATGATTTTCGGACCAGGTACAAgcaaggaagagcaagagacGGTGAAGAACGGTGAGAGTGAGGAAGCGAAAAGTCAGCGTCACAAAAGACAGGCATCCGACGAGGTCAGAGAAGAGCCTTATGAATAaaaagcaaggcaaagcaaagcaaagccaCCGCCAGGCACTCACTCACTCGCTAGCCAGTCCCGTGGGTTACACAGCATCTGGCCCCGAAGAGGGGCGGCCGCCTTGTCTGACATGAGCAACCACTAGCTGTGCGTTTGCTGGCGATCCGCCGTCCGGAGGCTTCAACAGTCTCCAACAAGCCGAGAGAATCCTCCTCGTTAATACGCATGTGGGGCTCGGTCTTTTCCAATTCACAAAGAGCAATACAACGATCCCCCTCTTTTGACGATTGCGTGCCCTGTTTTGTGTCCTTCGGATATATGCACTGCGCCCAGGTTCCATGCAAGGGGAGACGCGCTGCGTTCCGTTGAGTGTGTGCAACGGGGCGGTGATTCACTTTTGGCCCTCGGGCGGAGCAGTGAGGGGTATACTAAGAGAAAACTCGTGAAAAACGGCTCGCGATGTTCGGACGGCCtgttgaagaaagaagaaaaaatttTCCACGGCGGCAGCGCGCAGGGCCCTTGGATTGCGACGGATGGATGCGGATCCAACCACGGGCCTTGATCTTATCAGATCCGGTTTTTATCAGATGATCAGATAATTCCCTCAGTCCAATCTCCACCACGCTTTGTTCTTATGGGGCCTGCCTCCGTCCTCGCAGCGGCTTCATCCACTGATGGCCTAGACGCACATGATTTTAAATGAGTCCTGGTTGTCGCAAACTCGTCGTCGGTCCATAGATCGGCCTTTATGCGGAGGGTTCGAGGCATTGGATTGGTTCATCGAGTTTTGATCGCCTCATCGAAACCTGGACCGGCTTGTGAGGGCGTATAAAACAAAATTGCATCAGCCCACGCTATCGTTGCCAAGAAGAGCCGGATTTTCCTGAGGACTCGTTTAAGAAGGTCCAGATCTGCACAAGAGACAAGCCGTCGGCTTGCCGTAGGATAAACGAGAGAGGGTGGAGAGCGAGCGTATCTACAGTCTATTGAAAAGTAAAGGCTCTGAATTGTATCCCAAGGACCATAGATCATCATGATTGAGGCATTGTATTCAGCAAACATATCACCGATGGAGTCGGGGCCAATTCCTGGTTTGTTGCGTAATGAGAGATCCGGCCGACTGGGGACAAACTGCCGTGATCATCACCAAGACCCATGTGCAAATAGTAGTCACAGAAACCATCCCACCGTCGAGCTGGACAGGGTGTCAAATGGGCCCATGCATCCATGATTTGTACATGCCTGCTTGCGCTAGCTCGCAAGCTACACTGTGTACGGAGCGATGCCAACCCGGCATTGGACCATGTTCATGTGTGCTTCTCCGCAAGACTCCATTGGGCGGCTGGTCTCGGGTCTCCTGCGATTCTCCAGCACGGAATCCGAGTTGATATAGGCGAGACTAAAAGGTTGTTCCTCGAGCCAGGCACCAGAGCGGAAAGTATAACTCCAGGCCCGTCCCACGGCTGAGCGACTCGAACGGCCCCTCCCACTTTCACAAGCTTTCCAGCAGCTCTGCCCTAGCGTCGTCAGTCAGACAGACAGCCACCACTAACAAGCAGCTTTGCTGTGTATAATCTCAAGGGCATACAACACGAAAATTGAGAAATCGAGtcactctttctctccctgTATtcacctttttctttttttccttaattttcattctcttcctgctcctcttccatccCCTGACGGAAGCGTTGCTCAATTGCCGTCAGTCTTCACCAGAAACGTCACCGTTCTTTCACCCAAAGCGGAAACATTACCTTTTTCGACGTCACCATGTCTCCCCACAGCGAAGTTACGCTCAATGAGACGCCAAACGGCAGCGAGCCAGCCACGCCAAACGGCAGTGAACAAGCTCACCACGGCGGCTTCGACAGCTCTTCGCCATACATCATTGGTGCGACTGAGCAGAGCAACAGAAGCCCCGCGCCGTTGACCAACGGACATCAGTCTGGACGCAAGATGCACAAGAACAAGTCGCCATTCCTAGTTCAATCGGCCTCGGATTCCGAGTTTGACCTCATCTGTGTCGGATTTGGCCCCGCCAGTCTTGCTGTAGCTGTCGCTCTTCATGATGCGGTGGCTTCGGGCCAGCAGCTACTGCCCGGTGGCTCAACCCCCAAGGTCCTATTCATCGAGAAGCAGAACCGCTTCGCCTGGCATGCGGGCATGCTCCTCCCCGGTGCAAAGATGCaaatctccttcatcaaggatCTAGCCTCCCTGCGGGATCCGCGGTCAGAGTTTACGTTTCTCAATTACCTGCACCGCAATGGACGGCTGGTAGACTTTACCAACCTGGACACCTTCCTGCCAGCACGCGTAGAGTACGAAGACTATCTCCGCTGGTGTGCATCATATTTTGAGCACTTGGTTCAGTATGGCCAAGAGGTGGTGTCTGTTTCTCCCGAGTTGAAAAAGGGAGACGCGGTCCGCACATTTGCGGTGCAGTCGCGAAATTCAAAGACTGGTGAGACGCTGACCTTCCGAGGCCGCAACGTTCTCATTGCCGCCGGTGGACAGCCAAATTTCCCAAAGAGCTTCCCTTCCAAGCATCCCAGGATCATTCACTCCTCCCAATATGCCTACATGGTACCAGAAATCCTTTCCAAGAAGGATGCTCCCTATCGTGTCGCCGTTCTCGGTGCGGGCCAAAGCGCTGCAGAGATCTTCCACAACATCCAGACGTTGTATCCAAACTCAAAGACAGCGCTGGTGATGCGACCCGAGTTCCTAAGGCCCAGTGATGACTCTCCTTTGTAAGTTTACCGTGGTAAAGCCCAGGCTAGGATGCTAACATTCTTCGCAGTGTCAACTCAGTCTTCAATCCCGAATACATTGACACGATCTTCCCCAAGTCAGCAAGGCACCGCAACAACTTCTTGGCTGAGGCTCGGGCTACCAACTATGGTGTTGTCAGACTAAATCTCATTGAGGAGATGTATGAGCGTCAGTACGAACAAAAGCGAGACCTCGGCACggatgagaagaagtggCCTCATAGAATCATGGGTGGCCGTCAGATCACTAGCATTGAGCCGCGGGAGGATACCTTGGAGCTCAAGGTTCAGCACGTCTCAGACAGCGAGTTTGAAGGCTTTG
Above is a genomic segment from Trichoderma breve strain T069 chromosome 6, whole genome shotgun sequence containing:
- a CDS encoding l-lysine 6-monooxygenase (NADPH-requiring) domain-containing protein, with the translated sequence MSPHSEVTLNETPNGSEPATPNGSEQAHHGGFDSSSPYIIGATEQSNRSPAPLTNGHQSGRKMHKNKSPFLVQSASDSEFDLICVGFGPASLAVAVALHDAVASGQQLLPGGSTPKVLFIEKQNRFAWHAGMLLPGAKMQISFIKDLASLRDPRSEFTFLNYLHRNGRLVDFTNLDTFLPARVEYEDYLRWCASYFEHLVQYGQEVVSVSPELKKGDAVRTFAVQSRNSKTGETLTFRGRNVLIAAGGQPNFPKSFPSKHPRIIHSSQYAYMVPEILSKKDAPYRVAVLGAGQSAAEIFHNIQTLYPNSKTALVMRPEFLRPSDDSPFVNSVFNPEYIDTIFPKSARHRNNFLAEARATNYGVVRLNLIEEMYERQYEQKRDLGTDEKKWPHRIMGGRQITSIEPREDTLELKVQHVSDSEFEGFVDLVDEETLEVDLLIAATGYQRNAHVEILRGTWDMLPKASPIGQEYNKGITGWKVETDQGERKLSVGRDYQVKYKPGSVAKESGVWLQGCCEGTHGLSDTLLSVLATRSAEIVNSIFPSNQ